In Macadamia integrifolia cultivar HAES 741 chromosome 5, SCU_Mint_v3, whole genome shotgun sequence, a single window of DNA contains:
- the LOC122078297 gene encoding 60S ribosomal protein L17-2, producing MVKYSREPENPTKSCKARGSDLRVHFKNTRETAHAIRKLPLVKAKRYLEDVLAHKQAIPFRRFCRGVGRTAQAKNRHSNGQGRWPVKSAKFILDLLKNAESNADVKGLDVDSLYISHVQVNQAQKQRRRTYRAHGRINPYMSSPCHIELILSEKEEPVKREPETQLAPRTSKKALRSGASS from the exons atg GTGAAGTATTCAAGGGAGCCGGAAAATCCCACCAAAT CATGCAAGGCGAGGGGCTCTGATCTGAGGGTCCATTTTAAG aacACAAGGGAGACTGCCCATGCCATTAGAAAGTTGCCTCTGGTCAAGGCAAAGCGATACTTGGAGGATGTTCTGGCCCATAAACAAGCCATTCCATTCCGAAGATTTTGTCGTGGTGTTGGTCGAACAGCTCAGGCCAAGAACCGTCATTCAAATGGGCAAGGACGCTGGCCTGTGAAATCAGCAAAGTTCATTCTTGATTTGCTTAAGAATGCAGAGAGCAATGCTGAT GTGAAAGGTTTGGATGTGGATTCTCTTTACATATCCCATGTCCAGGTGAACCAAGCGCAGAAGCAGAGGAGACGCACATACCGTGCTCATGGGAGGATCAACC CTTATATGTCATCTCCATGTCACATTGAGCTGATCTTGTCTGAGAAAGAGGAGCCAGTGAAGAGGGAG CCCGAGACTCAGCTGGCCCCTAGGACATCCAAGAAGGCTTTACGAAGTGGTGCATCTTCTTGA
- the LOC122078736 gene encoding F-box/kelch-repeat protein At3g27150-like translates to MSNEDEGEDFHGPDGGTLSETWAGFSSNQDGNDGSSNGEPQDADYSYVSSLNDELALLILARIPRSDHRKFYSVNKRYLALFKSGELYKIRRAYGIKEASVFMLACGERHWWAFDRQFTSCRKVPVLPSDGCFASGDKESLCAGTHLLVSGKEFEDMAIWRYELVMNRWFKGPSMINPRCLFASASCGDVACVAGGIAMSSRGTEILNTAEKYNPESKSWVSLPRMKERRKLCSGCFMDNKFYVIGGQNERGVDLTCGEVYDSEKNTWKLIPNMLENAPVLTPSASRSPPLVAVVNNELYSLEPSSNQLKVYLKNTNSWRYLGESPVRADQSRGWGVAFKSLGDALLVIGGTSPHGGNGMTIYTCYPEPNDPGNLMWKFLGSGGKRMSHFILNCSVMVA, encoded by the coding sequence ATGTCGAACGAGGacgaaggagaggatttccatGGTCCTGATGGGGGTACTCTTAGTGAGACCTGGGCTGGGTTTTCTTCCAACCAAGATGGAAATGATGGTTCGTCCAATGGAGAACCTCAGGATGCAGATTATTCATACGTTTCTTCGCTCAATGATGAGTTAGCTCTTCTTATCTTGGCGAGGATTCCGCGGTCAGATCATAGGAAGTTTTATTCTGTAAACAAGCGATATCTGGCTCTGTTTAAGAGCGGCGAGCTCTACAAGATCAGGAGAGCTTATGGGATTAAGGAGGCTTCTGTTTTCATGTTGGCTTGTGGAGAGCGACATTGGTGGGCGTTCGACAGGCAATTCACTTCTTGCCGGAAGGTCCCTGTATTGCCGTCGGACGGGTGCTTTGCCTCCGGCGACAAGGAGTCGCTCTGTGCAGGAACCCACCTTCTTGTTTCAGGCAAGGAGTTTGAAGATATGGCTATTTGGAGGTATGAATTGGTGATGAACAGATGGTTTAAGGGTCCTTCCATGATCAATCCAAGGTGTTTGTTTGCGTCTGCCAGCTGCGGTGACGTCGCTTGTGTTGCAGGTGGGATTGCGATGAGTTCCAGGGGAACAGAGATCTTAAACACTGCTGAGAAATATAATCCGGAGTCCAAATCATGGGTTTCCCTTCCCCGGATGAAGGAACGCAGAAAGCTCTGTTCAGGCTGCTTCATGGATAACAAGTTCTATGTGATTGGTGGGCAAAATGAAAGAGGGGTTGATCTCACTTGTGGGGAAGTCTATGATTCTGAAAAGAACACCTGGAAATTAATTCCAAACATGTTGGAGAATGCTCCAGTTTTAACTCCTTCGGCTTCCAGGTCTCCACCACTGGTTGCAGTTGTGAACAATGAGCTCTATTCTTTAGAACCTTCCTCAAACCAACTGAAAGTTTATTTGAAGAATACCAATTCATGGAGGTATTTAGGTGAATCCCCGGTGAGAGCTGATCAGAGTAGAGGATGGGGTGTAGCTTTCAAGTCTCTGGGTGATGCACTTCTGGTAATTGGTGGGACTAGTCCTCATGGAGGCAATGGGATGACCATATATACTTGCTACCCTGAACCCAACGATCCTGGGAATTTGATGTGGAAGTTTCTTGGCAGTGGTGGTAAGAGGATGAGCCACTTCATTCTAAATTGCTCTGTGATGGTAGCTTGA